GGATATTAAAAAAACACAGGCTATAATGCATTGAAAATTTTAAGGTTTTTTAACATTTTGGCTCTTTCATTATATCCAATCATTTGCAATGTTTTGTATTCAGGGAGTTtcgaacaaaataaagaaaaacaacccAACGGACACAGTCAATCAATGgttcatttaattattttttttagatttaccaaaataatacaaaaaacagGAGTGCCAGCACAAAACTCAAATAGCATCTCTCAAAGTGggtaaagcattttttttaaacctaataTGAAATAGCAGTCATTTATCTTTGATTACAAACTCCAGGGAATGAATGACTAACATGCTCTTTGTTTGGGGTATTACGCTAACAAGTTGTGTCCCTCCAGAAATAAACCCTTTCCTTGTTCAACAAGGGATACCCACTTCCTATGTCaacatttaattcttttttatccTTAAACTCTTTTGATTATATGGTGTCGACACAAACTTTGAGTTAATTACTTGTAATTTAAATAGTAAGAATCACCTTTAAATGTTCAATAACATGGTCTAAACTTTGTTTTGTGATGAAACAAATATCTGCAGAGCCTGGAGTAGGAGCATGCGCTTTAGGTTCAAACTCTTTACCATATTCGTGAATGTTTATCTTCTGGTTGCCAAATGTTAAAGCTTTCCTATTGCCCTGAAACAAAGGATCGAGTGTATCATTATCGTGATAGATCACAATACCTCATTTTCTAAGATCACACAATGTTTTGTACCCATTATTATGACATCAAAATTACCGTTTTGTTATCGACAATATTATAGTATTATATAAAGCTAAACTGTATAAGTTCAATGCATTTTGACggcaaaaaaatcaaatgttgttACTTTAAAAATTTGTTTCATTGGCTTTTTGGTCAATATTATATACTACGAAATATAGTAGTTTCTGCTATCAATTAAATTACAAGTACCTTGAATGTGTTTACTTCCATCCCAAGCACCTCGGAGTAAAATTCACATGTTTTGAAAGAATCTTTGACTGTGATAACAAAGTGGTCTATATGGTCTATCTTGAAACGTCCTGTCATTCTGGGTATACTGTGTAACAATATAAAATCGAACTTTATGTATTTCATAAAATAGCAGTAATGAAATTTGGGTGCTGATTTGCAATTTTTACAAGAATTGTATGTTCTGCATTTATCAAGACAATACGATTGAGGTCACTGAAAcaggtattataaaaaaaaagtgtattctGAATTATGATAACAATCCCATCATATTTTTCTAACTATCCTTTACTAATATAATACAAGTCTTTGATTTCAGCATGgaaattatttttattgtcaACCTAATCATTTAAAATTAATTCCAATATCAGTTACCAGTATTAGGGTTAATTCGGGTTTTGTGAAATTTTTCGAAAGCCCTACAAGAACATCGCTTTCTAAAACCATAATGCCAAAATATTCAATGGAGGTGACTATAACCTTAATTACATCAACTTGGAGACAGGAAGAACAGACCTTGAAGGAAGAAACAAATCGCAAAGCAACATCTTTATAAACACACGGACCAACTTTAACATGGAACAAATCAACAAACTTCCCACACGAAATAAATATAAGATCTCTTGATAACGTCACATCCAACACATAGCTAAAACCACCACATGTCCACTCGTTGGGAAAAGTTACCAAGACATACTATcagtatcaaattaaaaaacaccgAAATTTACAAGTGTTAAAAAGGTGAGTAGATCAGCAGCATccaactataaaaacaaatgggAAGGAATCACACCAGATCTGACATCACTCAGAAacaaatttatgttaaaattcGAATCAGTTAGAAATAAACACTCAGTAGAGAAAACTAGACACAGTTTAAATAGGCCATTGAAACATCACGACGTACCATGAATGACAACGGAGATCAAAAGCCACATTTGTACAAGAAAagcaaaatatgcaaaaaaacatcACACGAAGAGGCTTCAAAGGCAACACAAGCTGGATCCGATACAAACTACACAAAAACTATTTGGACTCGCTAAATGAAACGTTAGacaatgaaaaaaagacaacaatatgatttgaaaatatataaaaaagaaacaggaCACAATGGAAATTGGTACTCAACGTAGTATCAGCTGAAAAGGCAGAGAAGGCTCGAATGCTGAATAAACAGTTAACATAGAATTATAACAacgttaaaacaaaacatatatcaaTTTGAGGAAACTCACCATATTTCATCgtatgttttctatgttgtgatgttaagctattgtttcagaaaaagggagaaggttttaaaacgtttaatcccgctgcaaatgtttgcacctgtcctaagtcaggaatctgatgaacagtagttgtcgtttgtttatgtaatttatacgtgtttctcgtttctcgtttattttttatatagattagaccattgtttttcccgtttgcatggttttacactagtaattttggggccctttatagcttgtttttcggtgtgagccaaggctcgagctccgtgttgaaggccgtacattgacctataatggtttacttttttttaaattgttatttggatggagagttgtctcattggcactcacaccacatcttcctatatctatttataccAATGACGTCGAAATAtgtgaaaaagaagaagaaaagtaCTTGCTTAATCGACTTAATCCGGGTAAACAACCGGACCTGATAAAATATCACTAACACTACTTATAGAAGCAGTTAAAATCATTGCACCAATGCTTACAAGAATTTATCAACAGTCACTTTCTAGTAACAAAGGCCAAATCCCACAGGACTAGAAAAATGCCAAATTTGTCAAAACCATCTTACTGCAGGTCAGTGCATGTCATTTACATCAGTGTCATCAAAAGTTTTAGAACACATACTAGTagcacaaaatatgaattatttagaCAATTAAGATTATTTTTCCTCAATCAAAAAACAATATGGGTTTAGAGTAAAAAGGTAATGCGAAAGCCAACTCCGGATGACCATCGACGACATCAACAAATGGATAAACGACAGTATCCAAGTCGACATAGCAATCCTAGTCTAAGCAAAAGCCTTTGCCAAAGTTGCTCACAAAAGGCTATCAGAGAAAATACAATATTATGGAATTGGCGGAACAACCAGAATATGGATGAACACATTCCGCAGTTGCAGAACCCAAAAGGTAGTTTTAAAGTTTTAGATGGGGAATCTTCCATGTGTTCctttgttaaataaaggcaacagtagtatactgctgttcgagattcataaatcgattgagagaaaaaaacaaatccgggttacaaacaaacTAAtcctgagggaaacacatcacatatatgaaaactacgacacaacagaaaaacaacactaaaatgtaacacacacagaaacaaactataatataacaatggccattttcctcacttgatacaggacatttaagggggaaaatggtgggttggacctttttgtggctagccaaaccttctGCTTGTATGGCAATGTTACATATAGCATTAAAATGACACTATtgcatgacaggaatacagtacaaataaatgcacgaacattcaggacagagaaaaatgcaaataaacaaTGCAATATAGTACATATcggcaacgaaacaacagaaacactgaagtgaacaaaaaacaaacgacaatgtaaTCGGGGGTTCCCCGGGGAAACAGTACTTGAATCCGCACTATTGCTTGTGTTCACTAATAACATCAGTTACTACAAGAAGATCTTGACACACTTGTAAATTGGTCCAGTACATGGGAAATGGAATTAAACGTTTCCAATAGCACAATAATGCAACCCACACACGAAAGATCAAGACAGAACTCACTTAAAAAATGAGAGGGAAAACTCTTGAAAAAGTTAGCTATCAACCATAGCAACAATATGAAGTGCATTTGCAGATTGACCAAACTTGCAAGAAAGCATCAAAATTGAATAACTGCTTTAGAATTTAGAATCCtcatacaaacagacaaacatcaaTAATTAGAATCTGTCAAAAAGAACGCAGGAAGATCTGTTCTCAATAAACCACACAAttacaactagaggctctcaagagcctgtatcgctcacctgattctacttgggtttttgaaatcatatgaaaaaatataaaatttggctaaaagtgacaacacaacctcattgataaggaaaggaacatgtttaatttcattcaaaagtcccccactggcggccatcttggatggcggatcggctacaaagtaacaacacttggtcagcacctcataaggaacattcatgccatgtttggttttattccattcagtggttctctaaaagaagtcatttgtatgcatttcccatagggtcctatgttaaactaagtcccctgctggcggccatcttggatgatggatctgctacaaagtaacaacacttggtcagcacctcataaggaacattcatgcaatgttttgttttattccattcagtggttctctaaaagaagtcatttgtatgcatttccaatagggtcctatgttaaactaagtccctgctggcggccatcttggataatggatccgctacaaagtaacaacacttggtcagcaccacattaggaacattcatgccatgtttgatttcattccattcagtggttctctaaaagaagtcatttgtatgcatttcccatagggtcctatgttaaactaagtcccatgctggcggccatcttggatgatggatgggctacaaagaaacaacacatggtcagcacggcataaggaacattcatgcaatgtttggtttcattccattcagttgttctctaaaagaagtcatttgtatgcatttcccatagggtcctatgttaaactaagtcccccgctggcggccatcttggataatggatcggctacaaagtaacaacacttggtcagcaccacattaggaacattcatgccatgtttgatttcattccattcagtggttctctaaaagaagtcatttgtatgcatttcccatagggtcctatgttaaactaagtcccccgctggcggccatcttggatgatggattggctacaaagtaacaacacttggtcagcactccataaggaacattcatgctatgtttggtttcattccatttagtggttctctaaaagaagtcatttgtatgcatttcccatagggtcctatgttaaactaagtcccccgctggcggccatcttggatgatggatcggctacaaagtaacaacacttggtcagcactccataaggaacattcatgctatgtttggtttcattccatttagtggttctctagaagaagtcatttgtatgcatttcccataggtcctatgttaaactaagtcccccgctggcggccatcttggatgatggatcggctacaaagtaacaacacttggtcagcaccccataaggaacattcatgctatgtttggttttattccattcagtggttctctaaaagaagtcatttgtatgcatttcccatagggtcctatgttaaactaagttcccggctggcggccatcttggatgatggatcggcaacaaagtaacaacacttggtcagcacctcataaggaacattcatgccatgtttggtttcattccattcagtggttctctagaggaagtcatttgtatgcatttcccatagggtcctatgttaaactaagtcccccgctggcggccatcttggatgatggatcggcaacaaagtaacaacacttggtcagcacctcataaggaacattcatgccatgtatggtttcattcaattcagtggttctctaaaagaagtcatttgtatgcatttcccatagggtcctatgttaaactaagtcccctgctggcggccatcttggatgatggatcggctacaaagtaacaacacttggtcagcaccccataaggaacattcatgctatgtttggttttattccattcagtggttctctaaaagaagtcatttgtatgcatttcccatagggtcctatgttaaactaagtccccggctagcagccatcttggatgatggatcggca
This sequence is a window from Mytilus edulis chromosome 1, xbMytEdul2.2, whole genome shotgun sequence. Protein-coding genes within it:
- the LOC139514444 gene encoding glyoxalase domain-containing protein 5-like, giving the protein MTGRFKIDHIDHFVITVKDSFKTCEFYSEVLGMEVNTFKGNRKALTFGNQKINIHEYGKEFEPKAHAPTPGSADICFITKQSLDHVIEHLKSCNVDIVEGPVERTGAQGPIKSVYIRDPDNNLIELSNYM